In a single window of the Bacteroidota bacterium genome:
- a CDS encoding arginine decarboxylase yields the protein MRNSYFDLVEQSFYFPQEGFDLRDKYLTFNGISLKYLIDKYGTPFNLIYLPKIGDQIKKARNLFNRAIRNNNYNGRYFYCYCTKCNHFHHVLNEALNHNVNLETSSAFDIDLILNLFKNGKISPSRLIVHNGYKTDDYIHKIMLLQKKGFKNSVIILDSQSELTRLLKIAGDKKIKIGLRMSINEEPQSAYYTSRLGIPNTEMLDFFNEHIKDNKRVELIMFHFFVDSGIKDSLYYWGEFQKALKLYVELKKQSPSLYALNLGGGFPIRNHLGFEYDYEYMINEIIKNIKETCENDKVEEPDIFTEFGKYTVGESSAIIFKVLEQKQQNDTELWYIINNSLMNTIPDAWSSHEKFILLPINKWDNEYTRVNIGGISCDHSDYYNSEDLNQEVLLPTYKDEEEEPLYLGFFHTGAYQDSISGYGGIKHCLIPSPAHVIIDRDEKGNFIDYVYRNEQSVTEMFNILGYTE from the coding sequence ATGAGAAATTCATATTTTGACCTTGTAGAGCAAAGTTTTTACTTCCCACAGGAAGGCTTTGATTTGCGTGATAAATATTTGACATTTAATGGAATTTCATTAAAGTATTTGATCGATAAATACGGAACGCCATTCAATTTGATTTATTTACCAAAAATTGGCGATCAGATTAAAAAAGCACGTAACCTTTTTAACAGGGCTATCCGTAATAACAATTACAATGGCAGATACTTCTATTGTTATTGTACTAAATGTAACCACTTTCATCATGTTCTGAACGAGGCATTAAATCATAATGTCAATCTTGAAACTTCGTCGGCATTTGATATTGATCTAATCCTGAATCTTTTTAAGAACGGGAAAATAAGTCCTTCCCGATTGATCGTGCATAATGGATATAAAACTGACGACTATATTCATAAAATCATGTTGCTTCAGAAAAAAGGTTTTAAAAATTCAGTAATTATCCTGGATAGTCAGTCGGAACTGACACGATTACTTAAAATCGCTGGTGATAAAAAAATCAAAATTGGACTCAGAATGTCAATCAATGAGGAGCCCCAATCTGCTTACTATACTTCACGTTTAGGAATACCCAACACTGAGATGCTCGATTTTTTTAATGAACACATTAAAGATAATAAACGGGTAGAATTAATTATGTTTCACTTTTTTGTTGACTCAGGGATAAAGGACAGTTTATATTATTGGGGAGAATTTCAAAAAGCACTCAAACTCTATGTTGAACTTAAAAAGCAGTCGCCATCTTTATATGCCCTGAATTTGGGTGGAGGATTTCCTATTCGCAATCACTTGGGATTTGAGTATGATTATGAATACATGATTAATGAAATTATTAAAAATATTAAGGAAACTTGTGAAAACGATAAAGTTGAAGAACCTGATATTTTTACTGAGTTCGGGAAATATACCGTTGGCGAGAGTAGCGCTATTATTTTTAAAGTGCTTGAACAAAAGCAACAAAACGACACCGAATTGTGGTACATCATTAACAACAGTTTGATGAATACCATTCCGGATGCATGGTCATCGCACGAAAAATTTATTTTATTGCCCATCAACAAATGGGACAATGAATATACCCGTGTAAATATTGGCGGGATCAGTTGCGACCATTCCGATTATTATAATTCTGAAGACCTGAATCAGGAAGTTTTATTGCCTACATACAAAGATGAAGAAGAAGAACCCTTGTATTTGGGATTTTTCCACACCGGGGCTTATCAGGATTCAATTAGTGGATATGGTGGGATTAAGCATTGTTTGATTCCTTCGCCTGCACATGTGATCATTGACAGAGATGAAAAAGGTAATTTTATAGATTACGTATATCGAAACGAACAATCGGTTACTGAGATGTTTAATATTTTAGGTTATACAGAATGA
- the speB gene encoding agmatinase: MRNFGGIEDKFASFEKAAILLQSIPYDGTSTWGKGADEAFGAFIEATENMELYDIETDSEVYKKGIHIIPEITEKSSPEAVFNTVLESTKKLLSLNKFLTFFGGEHSVSIGILKAYYEKYPDITILQLDAHADLRPEYGGTPYNHACAVHDASKHANLIQVGIRSMDTVEKPFLNRKKCFFAEDMHHQTNWMDESIKLMTDKVYITLDLDVFDPSIMPATGTPEPGGLNWNTTIKYLKKVFEQKNVLGFDIVELAPMAGYKPANFLVAKLYYKMLSYKFSNHEK, encoded by the coding sequence ATGAGGAATTTTGGGGGCATAGAAGACAAATTTGCTTCTTTCGAAAAAGCTGCAATATTACTGCAGTCAATACCCTACGATGGTACGAGTACATGGGGGAAAGGAGCCGATGAAGCCTTCGGAGCTTTTATCGAAGCAACCGAAAATATGGAACTTTACGATATCGAAACCGATTCGGAAGTTTATAAAAAAGGAATTCATATTATTCCTGAAATTACTGAGAAATCTTCTCCTGAAGCAGTTTTTAATACGGTACTGGAGAGTACGAAAAAATTATTATCACTTAATAAATTCCTCACCTTTTTTGGTGGCGAGCATTCTGTTAGCATTGGTATTTTGAAAGCTTATTACGAAAAGTACCCTGATATTACCATACTACAATTGGATGCGCATGCCGATTTGCGACCGGAATATGGTGGAACACCCTATAATCATGCTTGTGCAGTTCATGATGCATCAAAACATGCGAATTTAATTCAGGTTGGGATAAGAAGTATGGATACCGTGGAAAAACCATTTTTAAATAGGAAAAAATGTTTTTTTGCCGAAGACATGCATCATCAAACTAATTGGATGGATGAATCGATAAAACTAATGACGGATAAAGTTTATATCACACTCGATCTGGATGTTTTTGATCCATCCATCATGCCTGCAACCGGAACTCCGGAGCCTGGAGGATTAAATTGGAATACCACGATAAAATATCTGAAAAAAGTGTTTGAACAAAAAAACGTACTTGGATTTGATATTGTAGAATTGGCGCCAATGGCAGGTTATAAACCTGCAAATTTTTTGGTCGCAAAGTTGTATTATAAAATGTTAAGCTATAAATTTAGCAATCATGAAAAATAG
- the secDF gene encoding protein translocase subunit SecDF has protein sequence MQNKGAIKFFAIAFALVCLFQLSFTFVTTKVEKDAQKYADNAISQQMATKMAMGDAMREGTILDSIVNVRSKYYLDSISNEVVFNILLRKYTYKDCLEREINLGLDLKGGMDVTLEIKVADIIRALSGDSKDPVFVQALAMVTEKQKDSQKDFVTLFGESFNEIDPNAQLSAIFTKIEFRDRIKYNSTNEEVMEIIREETNGAVDRAFNILNTRINRFGVAQPNIQRIPNTGRILVQLPGIKDPDRVRKLLQGTAQLEFWENYRFNEVQSFFSEANTHLATLLETEAVLQGTQTAGEAGSINTENVAETTKDSAISLLEQLTSDSAALNQPSKDQSFAEYEKENPLYAVLTPAFFQNQQGQYVASDGAAVGYAFIKDTAKVNRLLLKVSNIFPRDLKLVWTNKPEDYRPDMLELIALKASRDGGAAMFGDVVVDARQDYAQNGSPSVTLGMNADGSRDWKRLTGENVGRPISIVLDDYVYTHPNVGSEISGGRTEISGGSMTIEEAKDLANILKAGKLPAPASIIEENIVGPSLGQEAINAGLWSFVIAFVLVLIYMLLYYNKAGIISDLALLTNIFFLFGVLASLGAVLTLPGIAGIVLTLGMAVDANVIIYERIKEEIRAGKGIRLAIQDGYRNAYSAIIDGNVTTLLTGFVLYIFGSGPVQGFATTLIIGIISSLFTAIFISRLIFDWMLNKNMTLNFANSYTKDFLANANFDFLKMRKIFYVISSAIIIIGIGSLAMRGLNYGVDFSGGRTYVIRFDQDVSVNEIRQSLTAQFNNDTPEVKTFGPNKQVKITTKYMIDDSRDEVDGIIQNLLFTGLKPFYANQSMTYSRFSTDIETNDKLIGILSSQKVGPTIADDIRNKSIMAITFALIVIFLYIAVRFKRWQFGLGGVVALFHDTIITVSLFSILYSIMPFNLEIDQAFIAAILTIIGYSINDTVIIFDRIREVMGLYPKKALKDNINNAINSTLARTLNTAGTTLVVLLTIFIFGGDVIRGFIFALTIGIIVGTYSSVFIASPIAYDLIGEKALAKITEKIESKAEAKKK, from the coding sequence ATGCAAAACAAAGGAGCTATCAAATTTTTTGCAATTGCCTTTGCGCTGGTTTGTTTATTCCAGCTTTCGTTCACATTTGTGACCACTAAGGTAGAAAAAGATGCCCAAAAATATGCTGATAATGCTATTAGCCAGCAGATGGCAACTAAAATGGCCATGGGAGACGCGATGCGAGAAGGGACCATATTAGATTCTATCGTAAATGTTAGAAGCAAATATTATCTGGATTCAATTTCAAACGAAGTAGTTTTTAATATTTTATTAAGAAAATATACTTATAAGGATTGTCTAGAAAGAGAGATCAACTTAGGACTTGACCTTAAAGGCGGGATGGATGTTACTTTAGAAATAAAAGTAGCGGATATCATTCGTGCTTTATCGGGCGATAGCAAAGATCCGGTATTTGTTCAGGCTTTGGCAATGGTTACTGAAAAGCAAAAGGATAGCCAAAAAGACTTTGTGACCTTATTCGGAGAATCATTTAATGAAATAGATCCCAATGCGCAGCTTTCAGCTATTTTTACCAAAATTGAATTTCGCGATCGAATTAAATACAATTCGACCAATGAAGAAGTAATGGAAATCATCCGTGAAGAAACCAACGGAGCAGTTGACCGAGCTTTCAATATTTTAAATACACGTATTAACCGTTTTGGGGTAGCCCAACCAAATATTCAGCGAATTCCAAATACCGGCAGGATTTTAGTTCAATTACCGGGCATTAAAGATCCGGATAGGGTTCGTAAATTATTACAAGGAACTGCTCAACTTGAATTTTGGGAAAATTACAGGTTTAACGAAGTACAATCTTTTTTCTCTGAAGCGAATACTCATTTAGCTACGCTGCTGGAAACAGAAGCTGTTCTGCAGGGAACTCAAACTGCCGGAGAAGCCGGATCGATCAATACCGAAAATGTAGCCGAAACAACAAAAGATTCTGCAATTTCCTTACTTGAGCAATTAACTTCAGATTCTGCGGCTCTGAACCAGCCAAGCAAGGATCAATCTTTCGCTGAATATGAAAAAGAGAATCCACTCTATGCCGTATTAACCCCTGCATTTTTTCAAAATCAGCAAGGACAATATGTTGCAAGTGATGGTGCCGCTGTTGGATATGCCTTTATTAAAGACACTGCCAAAGTAAATAGACTGCTATTAAAGGTTTCAAATATTTTTCCAAGAGACTTAAAACTGGTATGGACCAATAAACCGGAAGATTATCGACCTGACATGCTCGAACTTATTGCTCTAAAAGCATCCCGCGATGGCGGAGCAGCTATGTTTGGGGATGTGGTTGTTGATGCGCGTCAGGATTATGCTCAAAATGGATCACCAAGTGTTACCTTGGGTATGAATGCCGACGGATCAAGAGATTGGAAACGATTGACGGGAGAGAATGTTGGTCGCCCGATTTCAATTGTTTTAGATGATTATGTTTATACCCACCCAAATGTTGGTAGCGAAATTTCAGGTGGACGTACAGAGATTTCCGGTGGAAGCATGACCATTGAAGAAGCGAAGGACCTTGCAAACATCCTTAAAGCAGGTAAACTTCCTGCTCCGGCAAGTATCATTGAAGAAAACATAGTTGGCCCCTCATTAGGTCAGGAAGCGATTAATGCCGGTTTATGGTCATTCGTAATCGCATTTGTTCTGGTATTAATCTATATGCTTTTATATTACAATAAAGCCGGTATAATTTCCGATTTAGCATTATTAACTAATATCTTCTTCCTATTTGGCGTACTTGCATCGCTGGGTGCTGTGCTTACTTTACCCGGTATCGCAGGTATCGTTTTAACACTGGGTATGGCTGTTGATGCCAACGTAATTATTTACGAAAGGATCAAGGAAGAAATCAGGGCAGGAAAAGGGATAAGGCTTGCAATTCAGGATGGATATCGAAATGCCTACTCTGCAATTATCGACGGTAACGTAACCACATTATTGACCGGTTTTGTACTTTACATATTCGGTTCAGGACCAGTGCAAGGATTTGCCACCACATTGATCATTGGTATCATTTCTTCATTATTTACTGCTATTTTCATCTCGAGGTTGATTTTCGACTGGATGTTGAACAAAAACATGACTTTGAACTTTGCCAATAGTTATACCAAAGATTTTCTGGCAAATGCAAACTTCGATTTTTTAAAAATGCGTAAGATTTTTTATGTCATTTCTTCAGCCATTATCATCATAGGTATTGGATCATTAGCGATGAGAGGATTAAATTACGGTGTTGATTTTTCGGGAGGTAGAACTTATGTAATTCGTTTCGATCAGGATGTGTCAGTAAATGAGATTCGACAGTCGCTGACTGCACAATTTAACAATGACACCCCTGAAGTAAAAACTTTTGGACCCAATAAGCAGGTAAAAATTACCACAAAATACATGATTGATGATTCGCGTGATGAAGTTGACGGTATCATTCAAAACTTACTTTTTACTGGATTAAAACCATTTTATGCCAATCAAAGCATGACCTATTCAAGATTCAGTACCGATATTGAAACAAATGATAAATTGATAGGTATTTTGAGTTCGCAAAAAGTAGGACCAACCATCGCCGATGATATTCGTAACAAATCGATTATGGCTATCACCTTTGCGCTAATCGTAATCTTTCTTTACATTGCGGTTCGATTCAAGAGATGGCAATTTGGACTTGGTGGTGTTGTAGCACTTTTCCATGATACAATCATTACCGTTTCCCTGTTTTCAATACTCTATTCAATCATGCCATTCAACCTCGAAATTGATCAGGCATTTATTGCTGCGATTTTGACGATTATCGGATATTCGATTAATGATACTGTAATTATCTTCGATAGGATCCGGGAAGTAATGGGACTATATCCAAAGAAGGCATTAAAAGACAATATTAATAATGCGATCAACAGTACCTTGGCTCGAACCCTGAACACAGCAGGGACCACATTGGTTGTACTGCTTACCATTTTCATTTTTGGGGGTGACGTAATTCGTGGATTTATATTTGCCCTTACAATTGGTATCATTGTCGGTACATATTCTTCGGTATTTATCGCCAGCCCGATTGCCTACGATTTAATTGGGGAGAAAGCACTTGCTAAAATCACTGAAAAAATAGAATCAAAAGCTGAAGCAAAGAAAAAATAA